Within Citrus sinensis cultivar Valencia sweet orange chromosome 1, DVS_A1.0, whole genome shotgun sequence, the genomic segment TGGTTGTTTCCCTTCTGTTGTCCTTTGTTTGCCTTCACTCAAGTTTCTTGACATCAGATTCAATCAATTTGAAGGTGATATCCCCTCAGCTGTTTTTGATCTAAAACTTGATGCGTTGtttattaacaacaacaaGTTTAGCTCATCTTTACCGAAAAACATCGGTAACTCTCCTGTTTCTGTGCTTGTCCTTGCAAATAATAACTTGAACAGTTGCATACCTTCAAGTTTGACAAAAATGGCAGGAACCCTCAATGAGATCATTCTCTTGAATACGGGATTAACGGGGTGTTTTCCGCAAGATATAGGGTTGTTAAATCAAGTGACGGTATTTGATGTTGGCTTTAACAACTTGGTTGGTCCGTTACCGGAGTCTATGGGGAACATGAAGAGCTTGGAGCAGCTAAACGTCGCTCACAATAAGCTATCTGGTGCAATACCAGAAAGTATATGCCGTTTGCCGAAGCTGGAGAATTTCACCTACTCCTATAATTTCTTCTGTAGTGAACCGTTAACTTGCCTTAATTTGAAAGATAAAGATGATAGGCAGAATTGCATTCCTAATAGGCCATTGCAGCGATCAGCTAAGGAATGCAAGTCATTCTATGCACATCCTGTTGACTGTGGTGCCTTCGGTTGCTCACCAAGAAGCCCGCCACCGCCACCGCCTCCGCCTCCACCGCCACCACCTTCTCCTCCACCACCCTCGCCCCCGCCCCCTTACCAACCGTGGCATTCAAAGCATCCAAAGCACCCAAAGCATAATTGGGGAGCATTCCCGCCAGGCCATTTTCATCATCCGTGACCCCAGCAGTACAAACATAGGATAAAGAgggaataataaaaattcttcttttgcAATATTCATGTATTTATCTTCTTGTTTGAATAATAGAAGGGGAGtagttttttttcatttttgttccttttcttttctatttttaatttgcttctttATACCAAAGATTGACAGTGTCCAATCTTGTTCTGTGGCACAATACTCATGTATTTACCAAAGATTGAAAATGCCCAATCCTGTTCCGTATGTAAATTTGACGGATGGAAATTAATGTTGCCGCTAGGTTATCATAAATGTTTCTAAATTATTAAGTTGAgttatgataaattattttttattatttaaaaaagaaaaacctttgctagtaaaaagaaaaatcaagtgAAAAGTAAGACTAGTCAagtgaaaacaataataatgcatCATCATTCATAAACGTTTTAGAACTTCAAGGAAGAGCAACAAGAGTCAAGATGGGCGGATATTGTTTAAATTAGTCAAGATGGGCCAATAGTGTTTAAATTAGTTTCGATTTTGTTTGTGCGGAGGCATGAGTTGCAGTTGCAGAtgggtattattattattatcatcttaAGACTcctaccaatttttttttttctttggaaacAATTGGGGGATATCTTCGATAATTTTTTAGTAGGGTGGAGATTAAAATGGGCCAATatccaattatttttattttaaaaaatatgataattttgcCACTACTTAATCTTTTCgtcaaaaattaaacacaattTCTTTGATAAAACTGAATAACTACAGCAGCATAATTTCCTTGATTTTGTTTGCCCTCTAGTTTGTTTGTTGTGGATTTTTGTGGACAGATTGTTACGCCTCTAATAGGCCAAGATCGAGTCATCTCACACGAAGCACGCAAATATTCATTCTAGTTAATCCCTGCATTAGGATTTCTAATATGGTCTTCTCTTTCGATTGGGTTATGTATTGCTAATTAggaatatatattcttttctattttaaattggTTGAATTGTGTTGCTTAATTTTAGGGCTTGGCCTATAAtaggattttatttgtaaattaagagtttttttaattatgagtacTGATGGATTATCAAACAAAGAATCTTGGTTTCCCCACTTTTTTATTCCTTTATCTAAGTGATAGTCAATCATAAATCATAATGATTCTTCATCTGTGGTGGTAGTCGATAGTCAATCATAAATCATAATGATTCTTGATCAAAGTGGATGATCAGTAGAGTCTTTTACTAGATTTTCTACAAAAAGTTTGTCAATCAGTTCAGTCGTGTTATCACAACGCCTGTCTTTACAGCCCACCATGCGGTTCTGCCCAATTCCTAGCCTACTTTATTGAATATCTTAAGGTTTTAGCTAAGCCCTTGCGCCCTTAATAAACCGGAAGAAAAGCagaaatataattagttaattattatgaatGACTGCAGTGTAAAAAGCTCATGCTAACATTTGATTtgtacataaaataatattcaaacaTTTGAATTCCCGAAACTTTAGTGCGctcaaattattaataatattttcacaaaTTGATATCAAATTACTCGTATTAGTTACATTGAAAGAATGGAatcagtatttatttaattaatcaatcattCTTCACcaacaaactaaaaataacACCGACAAATTCCAAACTAGAAGAAGTGGGTTTATTTTGAATTCGAAGATGATGCAAGGTAGGCAAGCGCATCGGTCAATATCTTGTGTTGCTCTTGTTCGGGGGATATATAACGACGAGACCAACAGTATTAAACAAGGACTTGCTTGCTGCGTTATGTTGTCCAGGAGCAGAAGCCTTTTGCCCGTTGCCCGTTGCCCGTTGCCAAGGAGGTCCTTTGCCGGGAATCATGGCACGAGCAGGAATCCTCTACTTAGTACCTAAGATAGTTCCCACTGAACTTGAGCTCGGCAGGCTCAGCCTTCGGAAGTTATCAGAGTGTTCACCACTCTCCAAAAATCTAGGCACGGGGCCCACTCAGCCACGATCGCCACTCTTCGAAAACCAGGCACGAGGCCCACTCAACCGCAACTACAAAGTTCAAGCATCCATGATTGAGAATCATGCTAAGGTGGAGAACGTGAACGGGAGAAGCTGAATTCTGATGAGGGCTATAAAGGGGGTGATCAAAGAAGGTAAAAAGGTTTGAcaaaaaacactaaaaaaatataataaaagaatttccAGAGGACATTCTAAGAGAAAacctcaataaaatttataaggatttcattattttagaaatcagAATAAAGCCAAGAAATTATTGGCAAAGTTTTTGGAATTGGCAAAGTTTTTCCAAAAGTAAACCCTGatttctgacttgagcgtcggatgGTTTACGCTTACGCCGGGAAAATCCCAGCGTACTCTGACCAGTTTTTGCGTGCGTATGAGTCTGCAGGAAAAAAGCAGCAAGTGTCATAGTCCTGCTCGTCTAGAAGGGATagtgttgatgctgaaatttGCTCGCCTCTTgaccgaccagattctttcaccaacgtttGTGTTATCTACTGTTGCTCGTTCACTGGGATTGGAATCGTCCTCCTTTCTCTCAATAGACCTGCACTCACTAAAAatggatcagagacgccggtggttttgccggcgtaaaccctccgatgcctaagttaacacaaggtgtttacgggaaaacaatGTAATTTGGATTCCAGgagtttattaaaaatttgtaaggaAATGGCCTAgttgcaatttggcagcgttttcccTCTCACTTTTTTCTATCCCCTTTCTTCAccgatttcttcttcttttatagccgctgtCCCTACGTTTCCGTTTGCCATTCATCCCACATTTTCTGGGTAGTGGCAGCCCCTCATGGAATTTTAACTGCTACattgtgggcaaacgtgggatctcgCATCTCCCACAacggttctgggaaaagcgCAACTACCGCGATTTTGTGGGATCGTATTTCCGCTTTTTTGGGGGACGGGTACCGGCTCGGTATATGACTCTGGTCAGTATTCGTCTCTGATCAGCTCATGTTACCCCCTGTTCTGCTCGTACCATTTGGCTGAGGTGATTCATGCCGGGGTGGAAATAGTAGCATGGCCGACATGGtgcttttatttgcttaacaccagtcccccagtttctggtcttGTGAGTGAAATGAGTCAAGAGTAGAAACTGATAGTCAAATCTTACCAATCCGGGGGCTTCTCCTCTGGTCTTCCGTCTACCGGGATGGACTTGAGgtatcatttttcttcaggGGAGATTTTGACCTGAGCATGGGCCTAAATGAGTATGTCCATTGCGTATCTGGGCTTGCATCTAGCCTGGCCTCTTATAACGATTGGTGACGTGGCATCTCCCGACTCttcgtatttgaaatttgaaacgacGGGCTATCTGTCCTTGATGTACGGTGAGTGAGCTGGCGTCTCTATCACTTAAATGCTTTCATTTCCccctttttatttcaaatccCTAGACTTATATCTTCATCGCTTTGTTATTCATCTCTTCATCGTTAACTAACTCCCTCTCTGAACTTTGCTTACACTTCTCGTGTCTGGAGTATCCACTCGCTGGATTTTTTCTCTATCACGGTCGCGCTATCAGTGCCAGTTCAATTCAGGTATTGCCTTTAACTTCTCCtctggttgttgttgattggGTTCTGTGTTGCCCTTTTTGTGTCCATATACTCgagttttctttgttttcttttgaggTTCCGATATGTCAAaccgaaaaagaaaattaattgttgatgagGATGATGAAGAATCAGGGGATTCAGGCCTCAACGTGTCAATACCCACCGATTTCTTAGGTCCCTCCAGTAATGTAGGTCATTCCCATGGCAGGGATACCCTTGAGTACCCACGCCCCTTGGTTGTCTCTTCCTCTCCCGAACTAGAGCTTGTAGGGAATAGAGGTGGACCTGCGTCGGGATCTGGTGAGAACCACAGCTCTGGTGGGGTTGGGATCCCTGAAGGAGTTGGCGATGGTGAGGGGAGCAGTTCCGGACCGAGCGGTCCTGCTAAGAAAAGGAATCTTGGCCATAGGGTGGAGGCTGATTCCTACCCTATTGATTACATAGCTTGTGCCACCACCTAAACTGACTTATTCAAGCTTAGGAACCTCTACGACATTCCTGAGGAGGTTCTCCTTGTAGTTCCTGGGAAGGGTGACGTTCTTAGTCGGCCTCCACAGGGGTATGTGACAATGCACCTAGAGAGTTTCAAACTAGGAGCTCGACTGCCCCTTCAGCGTTATTTTGCCAAAATATTGGGGGGTATGCACCTGACCCCAAGTCAGCTACACCCGAACGGGTGGAGGGTTCTCTCGGCAATGTTTGTGTTGTGGGAGAGGTGCGGGTCGGAGGAGCCTTCCCTTGTTGAAGCAAAACATCTGTATCAGCTGCGGAGCAGCCCAAGGGAGGTGGGCTGGTATTACTTCATGTCCAGTTCCGCAAAGAGAAAGCCAATCACTGGTTTCCCCTCCTCGTGcaaaaattggaagaacaaattcttctttgctggGGGAAAGTGGTGTTCAGCACTCCGTTCGTTGGGTGATGATATTTACCTTCCAACGCAGTTTGTCACCCCAGGTCGTTCATTTTTTGCCTATATTCTTTCTCAAACTGTCACTTATCGAGTTCTTTAACCTCTTTTGCTATTTCAGAGTTGTGGGGTTTGATCGGGGGGCTTGAAGATCGACCTTTGCTTCAGGTGGAAACTGCTCTGTTGAACGCGTCTACCTGCCAAGACCTTCTATCGCCAACAAACCTGGTCGGTTCGGGCCTAGTAGACATAGCCGCTGGAATGGATAACAAGATCCTCAGCGCGATGAGCAGGAAGCGTGGTCGGGCTCCGAGTAGCTCCAGCAACCTTCCCCCTCCTCCAAAGAAACCCAGTGTCGGTCCTTCTAAGGCGCCTGTTCCTGCTCTGTCCCCTCCTCCACCTCGTAAGAGTGGTGGGGAGAAAACCTACGACAAGAGTCCTGAGGTCAGCTTGCAGTCTGGGGACCGATCTTCTCCTCTTCCATCTCGGGATCAAGGTGACTACCTGAGCCCATATCAGAAGGATTATAAAAAATCGGTTGGGCCCAAGATGGTGAAGGACATCGAGAGCATGAGCCTCTCCGAGTTAGCTGCTTCTGTTCAGAGAGTCTCCTTCAGGTTGTCCACAATGGTCTCGTGCTACAAGACCGGGTCCGCGCGTCATGAGAAGAAGCTTCAAGCTGACAATCaggagttgaaaaagaaagctgaATCTGCTGACCGCTCCAAGGAGAAACTAGCCGAGCTGAACAAGCAGATTACAGAGCTGGAGGAGAAAGTTGCAGTTGCTGAGTCTACTGCCTCCAGGTTTGAGGGTGAGTTGGATGGCCTGAAGTCGGACCTTCAGGTAACTCAAAGTGAAAGAGATACTTTGAGGACCACCCTTGAGGGAAAAATCAAATCCCTGAATGAGCAGCTGGCTGAGGAGAAAGGCAAATCCGCTGATGTGGACGATCGGTTTGATGCCGAGTATGACTCGGGGGTTGCTTTCTCCTATAAGTGTATCATGTCTGTGCTTTAGGGAGAATATCCCGAGCTGGACATGAGCAAGTTGGAGGCTGGAGTGCAGTGGTATATGGCAGAGGTCGACCAGGCGGACAAGGAGCAGGGTGAGCAGGATCAGGTGGAGGCTCCTTTGGATGGGGTGCAAGAGGGGGAAGCTAGGGGACGTCCTTTCGAAGTGGGTCAAGGGTCCATGCCTCCTCCTCCCGGCATTGCTGATCTCCCACCTCCTGATGTTGCTGATCCCTTGCTTTCCGAGCTCGCTGATCCTTCAGCTGCTGGAGCCGTTGACTCTGCTAAGCTTTGAGCctatttttgtataaactctagatttgcatttgttttgtaaacaattgaacatttataaatttttagatgCTCTTTATTTGCTTTCTTGTCCGGTTTTTGCTCATAGATTgtttctgaaaaataattggACAACTTATCTGATTTTGCCTGCTGGTTCCTTAGTGGACTGAGCAGGAGTAGGCatttacttgccttagtaaaatttccaTAAAACTGGTTGCTTGTCTTCATTGACCGAGCCGAACTAgacacttacttgccttaatAGGATTTTTTGTagaattagctgctggtctttcgttgaccgagcagaagtagaCACTTACTTGCCTTGGTAGAATCTTCGTAAATTTAGCTGCTGATCTTTcattgaccgagcagaagtaggcacttacttgccttagtaagaTTTTTTGTagaattagctgctggtctttcgttgaccgagcagaagtaggcacttacttgccttggTAGAATCTTCGTAAATTTAGCTGCTgatctttcgttgaccgagcagaagtaggcacttacttgccttagtaagattttttatagaattagctgctggtctttcgttgaccgagcagaagtaggcacttacttgccttagtaagatttttttgtagaaTTAGTTGCTGATCTTTcattgaccgagcagaagtaggcacttacttgccttagtagaatctTCGTAgatttagctgctggtctttcgttgaccgagcagaagtaggcacttacttgccttagtaagaTTTTTGTGGGCTTATTAGCCGGGAGATTCCATActgaattcatctttattgaaatttgaatgcgttacaaaaatacaaaatatatgcatgtgcACCAAGCCACCATGCATTTGACAAATATAACTTATCAAATTGAAGATTTAGTAGAGTATTTTGCTTACTGGAAATACTTCTTTAAGTGTTCGGCGTTCCACGACCTCTTCACGTCTCGCCCATCTGGGTATGCTAACTCATAAGCTCCTGGTCCCGTGGCTCGTATTACTCTATACGGGCCTTCCCATTTTGGGCCAAGAGCACCATGGTTGGGATCCCTAGTATTTTGATTCACCTTCCTAAGTACCCAATCTCCTGCTCAGAACTGCCTCACGCGTACattcttgttgtaataacgcGTGACCCTTTGCTGATACTGGGCCACTTTCTGTGAGGCCCCTTCCCTTTTCTCCTCAAGTAGGTCCAGGTTTAGGCAGATCTACTCGTCATTTTCTTCCTCAGCGAAATATTCCGTTCGATGTGTCCCCACTCTAATCTCTGCTGGGACTACTGCCTCATGACCAAAAGCTAAAGCGAACGGGGTTTTCCCTGTAGCAGTTTTGTGAGTTGTCCGGTAAGCCCACAATACCCCTGGTAGCTCGTCAACCCAAGCTCCCTTCTTCTCTCCCAATCTGGTTTTCAAGAGCTTCTTTATCACTTTGTTGGCTGTTTCCACTTGTCCGTTTGCCTGGAGGTGTGCGGGGGTGCAGAACTTCAGGTCCACCCCCAAATTTCCGCAAAACTCTCTGAAGTTGCTGTTGTCAAATTGTCTCCCATTGTCTATAATGATGGCATAGGGGATCCCATATCGGCAGATGATGTTCTTCCAAATAAAATCTGTTGTCTTTCTCTCCGTGATTTGGCTAAGGACTCCCACTTCTACCCACTTGGTGAAGTAATCTATTGCTACAATTGCATGTGTCGCCGCTCCTCGGCCTTTCGGTAACGGACCAATCAAGTCGATTCCCCATTGGGCAAAAGGCCATGGGGATGTCATTGTGGTCAGCTTTTCTGGGGGTTGTACAGGAACCTCAGAGAAGCTTTGGCATGTTTTACAGTTTTTTGCCATCTTTTTTGCATCCTGGTGCATGGTCGGCCAGAAGTATCCTTGCCGGAGTGCCTTGAAGGCTAAAGTTCTTGCTCCCGAGTGATTGccgcaaattccttcatgaaTTTCCCTTAGTACATAATCTGCCTCCTCATCATCCACACATCGCAAAAGGGGCAAGGTGAACCCTCGGCGGTACAACACTTCATCTAGTAGCGTGTACCTCGCTGCTCGGCATTTTAACTTTCTTGCTTGCCTTTTATCCTCAGGTAAAACTCCGTCGCGGACATACGCGCGAATCGGGTCCATCCAGGATTCTCCAGTGCTTACTCTCATCACCTCCACTTCCTCCCCTATGCTCGGCGAGGTCCTTACCTCTAAGGAAACCGACTTAGGTAATTTCGGGTCTGCAATTGCAGCCATCCTAGCCAACATGTTCGCTCGGTAATTCTTATTCCGGGATATTTGCTTTACCTCCACCTCTTGAAAAAGCCCGACCATCTGCTTcgccttcttcaaataaagGCCCATCTTCTCTCCCCTTGTCTGGAATTGATCATTGAGCTGATTACATACCAATTGGGAATCTGCTTGAATTTCTACCCTCTCTGTTTTTAAGGCGTGTGCGAGTCCGAGCCCGGTGATAAAGGCTTCATATTCAGCTTGGTTGTTTGTGAGCTGAAATTCGAACTTCACTGCATACGTTATTTCGGATCCTTCTGGGCTCCGTATTACAACTCCTGCTCCGGATCCTTGCTCACTACATGATCCGTCAACCATTACTAACCATACCCCTTCTGTTTTCTCCTGCTCTAACTGTTGCTCCTCCCGATCTCTTCCCCCTGGCTCAGCTCGGTCTACCATAAATTCTACCAGGGCTTGGGCCTTGATTACTCCTCGGGGCCTGTAGGTCAGGTCAAATTCACTCAGCTCCACTGACCATTTTATCAACCGACCAGACGCATCTGGTTTTTGAAGCACTTGCCGAAGGGGCTGGTCAGTCATCACAACGATCTGGTGGGCTTGGAAATAGGGTCGGAGTTTGCGTGCTGCCGTTATCAGAGCCAGCGCCCACTTCTCCATTAGTGGATATCTGGTTTCTGCGTCCACCAGGGCCTTGCTCGTGTAGTATACCGGGTGTTGCTTCCTTTCTTCTTCCCTAACTAAGACCGAGCTGGTAGCCCGCTTGGAGATTGCCAAGTACAAAAGCAGCTGGTCACCCTCTCTCGGAGTTGACAGTAATGGTGCACGGGCCAGATATTCCTTCAGCTGCCCAAATGCTTCCTCCCACTCTGATGTCCATTCCatctttcttcatttctttatgACTTGGAAGAAATGGTGGCATTTATCTGTGGCCCGCGAGATGAATCGGTTCAATGCTGCCAACTTCCTTGTAAGGCTCTGCACCTCTTTAACTGTCCGCGGAGATCTCATATCTGTAACCGCTCGTATTTTTTCAGTAATTCAAAGGTCTCTTCTAAATGCTTCACATGATCCCTCGGCTCTTTGGACTTTGTAatcatatcatccacatataCCTCCATAGTGTGCCCAATCAACGGCTTGAAGATCTTGTTTACCAACCTTTGATATGTGGCTCCTGTATTTTTTAGGCCGAAAGGCATTACCCTGTAGCAAAACAAACCCATGTTAGTTATAAAGGCAGTGCTttcctcatcctgctcgtccatgGGTATCTGGTTGTACCCAGAAAAGGCATCCATGAAACTCAGCAGACTGTGACTTGCTGTTGAGTCCACCAGCTGATCCATTTTGGGTAGGGAAAAGCTATCCTTTGGGCATGCCTTATTGAGGTCCGTGAAGTCCACACACATTCTCCACTTCCCGTTGGCCTTTTTTACCAAGACTACATTTGAAATCCATTCTGGGTACTTGGCTTCCCTTATAAATCCTGCTTTCAACAGCTTCTCCACCTCGGCGTTTATTACCTCGTACCTTTCCTGGTTGAAGCATCTCCTCTTCTGTCTCATCGGCCTTGCCCCCTTCTTGATTGCCAACTTGTGGCAAGCTACCCCGCGATCAATTCCGGGCATATCTTCATGAGACCAGGCGAATATATCCGCATGAGACTGTAGGCAATTTATCAGTTCGCCTTTTACTGCCCCAACCAATCCTGACCCGATCTTCACTACTCTGCTCGGGTTGCTTTTGCTTACCGCAACTTCCTCCAGTTTCTCAACAGGCTCTTGGCGGCCCTTTTTAGAGTCTCCTTGATTATCTAGAGAGGTAACCTGCAGTGTCTCCTTGGCCGCTGTAGCATAACAACTCCTTGCCATTCTCTGGTCGCCTTTTACTACGCCAACCACCCCATTTACTCTGTATTTCAGTGCCA encodes:
- the LOC102614680 gene encoding leucine-rich repeat extensin-like protein 6, which produces MMMKSPSLNLALWGMLCVIFLCSEPSQSIDIDIGLTIPNPRLSKAYTALQAWKYAITSDPNGFTSNWYGPDVCNYTGVYCAPAPDDPHSLTVAGIDLNHANIAGTLPEELGLLEDLALFHLNSNRFCGTIPDSFRNMRLLFELDVSTNQFSGCFPSVVLCLPSLKFLDIRFNQFEGDIPSAVFDLKLDALFINNNKFSSSLPKNIGNSPVSVLVLANNNLNSCIPSSLTKMAGTLNEIILLNTGLTGCFPQDIGLLNQVTVFDVGFNNLVGPLPESMGNMKSLEQLNVAHNKLSGAIPESICRLPKLENFTYSYNFFCSEPLTCLNLKDKDDRQNCIPNRPLQRSAKECKSFYAHPVDCGAFGCSPRSPPPPPPPPPPPPPSPPPPSPPPPYQPWHSKHPKHPKHNWGAFPPGHFHHP
- the LOC127903718 gene encoding uncharacterized protein LOC127903718; this encodes MEWTSEWEEAFGQLKEYLARAPLLSTPREGDQLLLYLAISKRATSSVLVREEERKQHPVYYTSKALVDAETRYPLMEKWALALITAARKLRPYFQAHQIVVMTDQPLRQVLQKPDASGRLIKWSVELSEFDLTYRPRGVIKAQALVEFMVDRAEPGGRDREEQQLEQEKTEGVWLVMVDGSCSEQGSGAGVVIRSPEGSEITYAVKFEFQLTNNQAEYEAFITGLGLAHALKTERVEIQADSQLVCNQLNDQFQTRGEKMGLYLKKAKQMVGLFQEVEVKQISRNKNYRANMLARMAAIADPKLPKSVSLEVRTSPSIGEEVEVMRVSTGESWMDPIRAYVRDGVLPEDKRQARKLKCRAARYTLLDEVLYRRGFTLPLLRCVDDEEADYVLREIHEGICGNHSGARTLAFKALRQGYFWPTMHQDAKKMAKNCKTCQSFSEVPVQPPEKLTTMTSPWPFAQWGIDLIGPLPKGRGAATHAIVAIDYFTKWVEVGVLSQITERKTTDFIWKNIICRYGIPYAIIIDNGRQFDNSNFREFCGNLGVDLKFCTPAHLQANGQVETANKVIKKLLKTRLGEKKGAWVDELPGVLWAYRTTHKTATGKTPFALAFGHEAVVPAEIRVGTHRTEYFAEEENDE